A genomic segment from Frateuria edaphi encodes:
- the maiA gene encoding maleylacetoacetate isomerase yields the protein MAAELLALYGYWRSSAVYRVRIALNLKGLRYETRPVHLLRDGGEQHGEAYRALNPQQLIPCLRDGERVITQSMAIMEYLEETHPEPALLPADARSRARVRALAMAVACDIHPLGNLRVLQYLEGQLGADEAQKLAWSRHWIETGFDALEAMLAGNSATGRYCHGDAPGLADACLVPQVYNALRWQLPMDRWPTLARIHASCNELEAFQQAMPERQPDAP from the coding sequence ATGGCAGCGGAACTGTTGGCGTTGTACGGCTACTGGCGCTCCAGCGCGGTCTACCGCGTGCGCATCGCGCTCAATTTGAAGGGACTGCGCTACGAAACGCGCCCGGTGCATTTGCTGCGCGACGGCGGTGAACAGCACGGCGAGGCCTACCGCGCACTCAATCCGCAGCAGCTCATTCCCTGCCTGCGCGACGGCGAGCGGGTGATCACCCAGTCGATGGCGATCATGGAATACCTGGAGGAAACCCATCCGGAGCCGGCGCTGCTGCCGGCCGACGCCCGCAGCCGCGCCCGCGTGCGTGCGCTGGCGATGGCCGTGGCCTGCGACATCCACCCGCTGGGCAACCTGCGCGTGTTGCAGTACCTGGAGGGCCAGTTGGGTGCCGACGAGGCGCAGAAGCTGGCCTGGTCGCGGCACTGGATCGAGACCGGCTTCGACGCGCTTGAGGCGATGCTCGCCGGCAACAGCGCCACCGGCCGCTACTGCCACGGCGACGCGCCCGGCCTGGCGGATGCCTGCCTGGTGCCGCAGGTGTACAACGCGCTGCGCTGGCAGCTCCCGATGGATCGTTGGCCTACCCTCGCGCGCATCCACGCCTCGTGCAACGAGCTGGAGGCGTTCCAGCAGGCGATGCCGGAGCGCCAACCTGACGCGCCCTGA
- a CDS encoding DUF4398 domain-containing protein yields MVHIFSRPPGRIKRIGRAAGGLTLGLAMLALAGCATVPPPDASMNQAQALLQSARDAGAADYDPVDLGFAQAKFQQAQSAMAARKYADAANLAEEARADAELARTRAQLGSARAQIQAKVEENAGLRQQTEQHPQPAPPAAPASGSSAPETLEDMPAPSASVLSAPLPQDGGFQPMPAPASSTQTNDGGQR; encoded by the coding sequence ATGGTGCACATCTTTTCCCGGCCGCCCGGGCGCATCAAGCGTATCGGCCGGGCAGCCGGTGGCTTGACCCTGGGACTGGCAATGCTGGCGTTGGCCGGCTGCGCCACGGTCCCTCCGCCGGACGCTTCGATGAACCAGGCCCAGGCGCTGCTGCAGTCGGCCCGCGACGCTGGCGCGGCCGACTACGATCCGGTCGACCTCGGGTTCGCCCAGGCCAAGTTCCAGCAGGCGCAGTCCGCGATGGCGGCCCGCAAGTACGCCGACGCCGCCAACCTGGCCGAGGAGGCCCGCGCCGACGCCGAACTGGCCCGTACCCGCGCACAGCTGGGCAGCGCCCGCGCCCAGATCCAGGCCAAGGTCGAGGAAAATGCCGGCCTGCGCCAGCAGACCGAGCAGCACCCCCAGCCGGCCCCGCCCGCCGCGCCGGCCTCCGGCAGCAGCGCCCCCGAAACGCTCGAGGACATGCCGGCCCCGTCGGCCTCGGTGCTGTCCGCGCCGCTGCCGCAGGATGGCGGCTTCCAGCCGATGCCCGCGCCTGCGTCGAGCA
- a CDS encoding PilT/PilU family type 4a pilus ATPase yields MDIGYFLKLMVDKGASDMFLTTGAPVNIKVEGKLYPLGNTGLPSGMVKKIAYSLMDEGQVPQFERDLELNMALAVKEAGRFRINVFKQRGEVGMVIRAIKSEIPSIDQLQLPTIFRDLIMEQRGLILVVGATGSGKSTTLAAMLDQRNSNSPGHILTIEDPIEYLHRHKKSIINQREVGLDTHSYHEALKNAMREAPDVIMIGEIRDTDTMEAAVAFSETGHLCLATLHSNNADQTLERILNFFPESAHKNVLMNLALNLRAVISQRLVIGKDGRRVPAVEVLLNTPLIRDMIRRGQIHEIKEAMDRSLQEGMQTFDQSLYKLYKSGRIELEEALAKADSRDGLALKIRLSEGGGAEATELVGNDPYGLGF; encoded by the coding sequence GTGGATATCGGTTACTTCCTCAAGCTGATGGTAGACAAGGGCGCGTCGGACATGTTCCTGACCACCGGCGCCCCGGTGAACATCAAGGTCGAGGGCAAGCTCTACCCGCTCGGCAACACCGGCCTGCCCAGCGGCATGGTCAAGAAGATCGCCTATTCGCTGATGGACGAGGGCCAGGTGCCGCAGTTCGAGCGCGACCTGGAATTGAACATGGCGCTGGCGGTGAAGGAAGCCGGCCGCTTCCGCATCAACGTGTTCAAGCAGCGCGGCGAAGTGGGCATGGTGATCCGCGCGATCAAGAGCGAGATTCCCTCGATCGACCAGCTGCAACTGCCGACCATCTTCCGCGATCTGATCATGGAGCAGCGCGGCCTGATCCTGGTGGTCGGCGCTACCGGCTCGGGCAAGTCGACCACGCTGGCGGCGATGCTCGACCAGCGCAATTCCAATTCGCCCGGCCACATCCTCACCATCGAGGACCCGATCGAATACCTGCACCGGCACAAGAAGTCGATCATCAACCAGCGCGAGGTCGGGCTGGATACGCACAGCTATCACGAGGCTCTGAAGAACGCGATGCGCGAGGCGCCGGACGTGATCATGATCGGCGAGATCCGCGACACCGACACGATGGAGGCGGCGGTCGCGTTCTCCGAAACCGGCCACCTGTGCCTGGCCACGTTGCACTCGAACAACGCCGACCAGACGCTGGAGCGCATCCTCAACTTCTTCCCCGAATCGGCGCACAAGAACGTGCTGATGAACCTGGCGCTCAACCTGCGCGCGGTGATCAGCCAGCGCCTGGTGATCGGCAAGGACGGGCGCCGCGTGCCGGCGGTGGAAGTGCTGCTCAACACGCCGCTGATCCGCGACATGATCCGCCGCGGCCAGATCCACGAGATCAAGGAAGCGATGGACCGCAGCCTGCAGGAAGGCATGCAGACCTTCGACCAGTCGCTGTACAAGCTCTACAAGAGCGGCCGCATCGAGCTGGAGGAAGCGCTGGCCAAGGCCGACTCGCGCGATGGCCTGGCGCTGAAGATCCGCCTGTCCGAGGGCGGCGGGGCCGAGGCCACCGAACTGGTCGGGAACGATCCGTACGGCCTGGGGTTCTGA
- the mnhG gene encoding monovalent cation/H(+) antiporter subunit G: MNHLAGLPPWVAVLVGVLVLLGAGFAFTGSLGLLRLHDFYKRVHAPTLGSTLGTFFMVAASVVCFSAMQGRPVLHVILIGVFLTLTTPITLMLLVRAALYRHRVEDGQQMPPR; the protein is encoded by the coding sequence ATGAACCATCTCGCCGGCCTGCCGCCATGGGTCGCCGTACTGGTGGGCGTGCTGGTACTGCTCGGCGCCGGCTTCGCCTTCACCGGGTCCCTGGGGCTGCTGCGCCTGCATGACTTCTACAAGCGCGTGCATGCACCCACGCTGGGCAGCACGTTGGGTACGTTCTTCATGGTCGCCGCGTCGGTAGTCTGTTTTTCGGCAATGCAGGGGCGGCCGGTGCTGCACGTGATCCTGATCGGCGTGTTCCTCACGCTGACCACGCCGATCACGCTGATGCTGCTGGTGCGCGCGGCGCTGTACCGGCACCGGGTCGAGGACGGACAGCAGATGCCGCCGCGCTGA
- a CDS encoding Na+/H+ antiporter subunit E: MTRLVPHPLMAGFLLLAWLLLQQSLAPGTWLTGMVIAPGLAWAFGKLRAPPARVRNVPLMLRLLLRVIRDIVRSNLAVAGIVLRRRGRFVSGFVEIPLELTDPYGLAALACIITSTPGTIWVDHDSRRNVLLIHVLDLVDESVWIDTIKRRYEQPLKEIFQ, encoded by the coding sequence ATGACGCGACTGGTACCGCATCCACTGATGGCCGGCTTCCTGCTGCTGGCCTGGCTGCTGCTCCAGCAGAGCCTGGCGCCGGGGACGTGGCTTACCGGCATGGTGATCGCGCCGGGCCTGGCGTGGGCGTTCGGCAAGCTGCGTGCGCCGCCGGCGCGGGTGCGCAACGTACCGCTGATGTTGCGACTGCTGCTGCGGGTGATCCGCGACATCGTGCGCTCCAACCTGGCGGTGGCCGGGATCGTGCTGCGCCGGCGGGGGCGTTTCGTTTCCGGCTTCGTCGAGATCCCGCTGGAGCTCACCGACCCCTACGGGCTGGCGGCGCTGGCCTGCATCATCACCTCGACGCCGGGGACGATCTGGGTCGACCACGATTCAAGGCGCAACGTATTGCTGATCCACGTGCTGGACCTGGTCGACGAGTCGGTCTGGATCGACACGATCAAGCGGCGCTACGAGCAACCGCTCAAGGAGATCTTTCAATGA
- a CDS encoding universal stress protein encodes MNDPVTSPASPQRILLATDLSSRCDRALDRAVQLSRQWQAELHVMHVLVPGNEGSWPATPAPSWRHAPTTAALAERQLRRDLGDDVAGLVLHVIEGDPAATILDTATREHCELVVLGAGETPAHGTLGHVTEFLLRKSPASLLVVRERPHGAYAHVLVGTDFTAESRHGLIASARWFPTARLALMHVLDIPYKSLWLDAEHGEELARMEMVTMQSFLADTPLAAEVRAQVLTLVEHGHPEVMLREYVVEKEADLVVISAFRRGLAFHLLVGGTSRRIVPAIPTDVLLARAVADS; translated from the coding sequence ATGAACGACCCCGTCACGTCACCGGCGTCGCCGCAGCGGATCCTGTTGGCGACCGACCTGAGCAGCCGTTGCGATCGCGCGCTGGATCGCGCCGTGCAACTGTCGCGGCAGTGGCAGGCCGAGCTGCACGTGATGCACGTGCTGGTTCCCGGCAACGAAGGCAGTTGGCCCGCGACGCCCGCGCCCTCCTGGCGACATGCGCCGACCACCGCGGCGTTGGCCGAGCGGCAGTTGCGTCGCGACCTCGGGGACGATGTGGCCGGCCTGGTACTGCACGTGATCGAGGGCGACCCGGCTGCCACCATCCTGGACACCGCCACGCGCGAACATTGCGAACTGGTCGTGCTCGGCGCTGGCGAAACGCCGGCACACGGCACGCTCGGCCATGTCACGGAGTTCCTGCTGCGCAAATCGCCGGCCTCGCTGCTGGTGGTGCGCGAGCGTCCGCACGGGGCTTATGCGCACGTGCTGGTGGGTACCGATTTCACCGCCGAGTCGCGCCATGGGCTGATCGCATCCGCCCGCTGGTTCCCCACCGCCCGGCTGGCGCTGATGCACGTGCTGGACATCCCCTACAAGTCGCTGTGGCTCGACGCGGAACATGGTGAGGAACTGGCTCGGATGGAGATGGTGACGATGCAGTCCTTCCTCGCCGACACGCCGCTGGCGGCCGAGGTCCGCGCGCAGGTGCTGACGCTGGTCGAACATGGTCATCCGGAAGTGATGCTGCGCGAGTACGTGGTCGAGAAGGAGGCCGACCTGGTGGTGATCAGCGCCTTCCGCCGCGGCCTGGCGTTCCATCTGCTGGTCGGCGGGACTTCGCGGCGGATCGTGCCGGCGATTCCTACCGACGTGTTGCTGGCACGCGCGGTGGCGGATTCATAG
- a CDS encoding K+/H+ antiporter subunit F, with translation MSHGFLAVAVVVAQFLLLLAMACAIIRMVRGPRAQDRVLALDALYVNAMLLLLSIGIRTGSVLYVEAGLIIALLGFAGTVAFSKFLLRGEVIE, from the coding sequence ATGAGCCATGGCTTCCTCGCGGTCGCGGTGGTGGTCGCCCAGTTCCTGCTGCTGCTGGCGATGGCCTGCGCGATCATCCGCATGGTGCGCGGGCCGCGCGCGCAGGATCGCGTGCTGGCGCTCGATGCGCTCTACGTCAACGCGATGCTGCTGTTGCTCTCGATCGGCATCCGCACCGGCAGCGTGCTGTACGTGGAAGCCGGATTGATCATCGCGTTGCTGGGCTTCGCCGGCACGGTGGCGTTTTCCAAGTTCCTGCTGCGCGGAGAGGTGATCGAATGA
- a CDS encoding monovalent cation/H+ antiporter subunit D, translating into MSAHLLVWPIVLPLAVGALQLLLGERRRGAVAALGTASCVALVGLAVALLLRVGADDEPAVVYRIGDWPARFGIVLVADRLSALMLLLTAVLALALLPCALGRRRRPGGPVQPLVQFLLMGLDGAFLTGDLFNLFVFFEVLLAASYGLALYRPGARRVSAGMHYIVVNLLASMLFLIGVSLIFGVTGTLNMAALAQLVPRVPDNTRALLHAGAAILGIAFLVKAAMWPLGFWLPRTYAAAPAPVAAMFAVMTKVGVYVLLRLSLLLFGDGAGPASAHFGAGWLLWGGAATVAVGVVGMLGARELGKLAGYNVLVSSGSLLGAVGLQQPTVTAGALAYLVVSTLAIAAFFLLAGLIAPREDAEGASLLEPYDPTGMALYADEDESPAGVPAPVALLGACFLVCALVLAGLPPLSGFLAKFALLSPMLGGGAGAATLFALIVAAGLCTVIAMCRTGIQIFWADEDWVFPAIRAGEAASVVILLALCLGLTVLAGAPMRYLMDTAAQLHAPQHYIRAVLP; encoded by the coding sequence GTGAGCGCGCACCTGCTGGTCTGGCCGATCGTGCTGCCGCTGGCGGTGGGCGCGCTGCAATTGTTGCTGGGCGAGCGCCGGCGCGGCGCCGTGGCGGCGCTGGGTACGGCCTCCTGCGTGGCGCTGGTGGGGCTGGCCGTGGCATTGCTGTTGCGGGTAGGCGCGGACGACGAACCGGCCGTGGTCTATCGCATCGGCGACTGGCCGGCCCGCTTCGGGATCGTGCTGGTAGCCGACCGGCTTTCCGCCCTGATGTTGTTGCTCACCGCCGTGCTGGCGCTGGCACTGCTGCCCTGCGCGCTGGGCCGCCGCCGGCGGCCGGGCGGGCCGGTGCAGCCGCTGGTGCAGTTCCTGTTGATGGGGCTCGACGGCGCCTTCCTCACCGGGGACCTGTTCAACCTGTTCGTGTTCTTCGAGGTGCTGCTGGCCGCCTCCTACGGGCTGGCGCTGTATCGGCCGGGCGCGCGGCGGGTAAGCGCCGGGATGCATTACATCGTGGTCAACCTGCTTGCCTCGATGCTGTTCCTGATCGGCGTGAGCCTGATCTTCGGCGTCACCGGCACGCTCAACATGGCGGCGCTGGCGCAATTGGTGCCGCGGGTGCCGGACAACACGCGTGCGCTGCTGCACGCCGGCGCGGCGATCCTCGGCATCGCCTTCCTGGTCAAGGCTGCGATGTGGCCGCTGGGCTTCTGGCTGCCGCGCACTTATGCCGCCGCGCCGGCGCCGGTGGCGGCGATGTTTGCGGTGATGACCAAGGTGGGCGTGTACGTGTTGTTGCGGCTGAGCCTGCTGTTGTTCGGCGACGGGGCGGGTCCTGCCTCGGCGCATTTCGGCGCCGGCTGGCTGCTGTGGGGTGGCGCGGCGACCGTGGCGGTGGGCGTGGTCGGCATGCTGGGCGCGCGCGAGCTGGGCAAGCTCGCCGGCTACAACGTGCTGGTGTCCTCCGGCAGCCTGCTCGGCGCGGTCGGCCTGCAGCAGCCAACGGTGACGGCCGGTGCACTGGCTTATCTGGTCGTCTCGACCCTGGCGATCGCCGCGTTCTTCCTGCTTGCCGGGTTGATCGCGCCGCGCGAGGACGCCGAGGGCGCCTCGCTGCTGGAGCCCTACGACCCGACCGGCATGGCGCTGTACGCCGACGAGGACGAGAGCCCGGCCGGCGTGCCGGCGCCGGTGGCCTTGCTGGGCGCGTGTTTCCTGGTCTGCGCGCTGGTGCTGGCGGGACTGCCGCCGCTGTCCGGCTTCCTGGCCAAGTTCGCGCTGCTGTCGCCGATGCTGGGCGGCGGGGCGGGCGCGGCGACCCTGTTCGCGCTGATCGTGGCGGCCGGCCTGTGCACGGTGATCGCGATGTGCCGCACCGGCATCCAAATTTTCTGGGCCGACGAGGATTGGGTGTTTCCAGCCATCCGTGCGGGTGAGGCAGCTTCGGTGGTGATCCTGCTGGCGCTGTGCCTGGGCCTGACCGTGCTGGCCGGCGCCCCGATGCGCTACCTGATGGACACGGCCGCGCAACTGCATGCGCCGCAGCACTACATCCGGGCGGTGCTGCCATGA
- a CDS encoding phosphoglycerate kinase produces MSITRMSDLELRGKRVLIREDLNVPIDDGRITSTQRLDAALPTIKAARDAGAKVMVLSHLGRPKEGQFDAESSLAPVAKWLGDKLGTPVRLVADYLGGVDVAEGEVVVLENCRMNVGEGKDDEALSKKYAALCDVFVMDAFGTAHRAQASTHGVIRFAPQVAAGPLLSAELDALGKALEQPAQPLLAIVAGSKVSTKLTLLDNLIGKVDQLIVGGGIANTFIAAAGYGVGNSLYEPDLIDAAKKVIADARRRGAEVPLPVDVVVAPEFSANAAATVKPVDAVKDGEMILDIGPETARRYAELIANAGTVVWNGPVGVFEFDAFGKGTETLAHAIADSKAFSIAGGGDTLAAVDKYGIADKVSYISTGGGAFLEFLEGKELPAVAALKARAKH; encoded by the coding sequence GTGTCCATCACCCGCATGAGCGATCTGGAGCTGCGCGGCAAGCGCGTGCTGATCCGCGAAGACCTGAACGTGCCGATCGACGACGGCCGCATCACCTCGACCCAGCGCCTGGACGCGGCGCTGCCGACGATCAAGGCCGCGCGCGACGCCGGCGCGAAGGTGATGGTGCTCTCGCACCTGGGCCGCCCGAAGGAGGGCCAGTTCGACGCCGAATCCTCGCTCGCTCCGGTCGCGAAGTGGCTGGGCGACAAGCTCGGCACGCCGGTGCGCCTGGTCGCCGACTATCTCGGCGGGGTCGACGTCGCCGAAGGCGAAGTGGTGGTGCTGGAGAACTGCCGCATGAACGTCGGCGAGGGCAAGGACGACGAGGCGCTCTCGAAGAAGTACGCGGCGCTGTGCGACGTGTTCGTCATGGACGCCTTCGGCACGGCGCATCGCGCGCAGGCTTCCACCCATGGCGTGATCCGCTTCGCGCCGCAGGTCGCCGCCGGCCCGCTGCTGTCGGCCGAGCTGGACGCACTGGGCAAGGCGCTGGAACAGCCGGCACAGCCGTTGCTGGCGATCGTGGCCGGTTCGAAGGTGTCGACCAAGCTCACCCTGCTGGACAACCTGATCGGCAAGGTCGACCAGCTGATCGTCGGCGGCGGCATCGCCAATACGTTCATCGCCGCCGCCGGCTACGGCGTCGGTAATTCGCTCTACGAGCCGGACCTGATCGACGCGGCGAAGAAGGTCATCGCCGATGCCAGGCGCCGCGGCGCCGAGGTGCCCCTGCCGGTCGACGTGGTCGTGGCGCCGGAGTTCTCCGCCAATGCGGCGGCGACGGTCAAGCCGGTCGATGCGGTCAAGGACGGCGAGATGATCCTGGACATCGGACCGGAGACCGCGCGTCGCTATGCCGAACTGATCGCCAACGCCGGCACCGTGGTGTGGAACGGCCCGGTCGGCGTGTTCGAGTTCGACGCCTTCGGCAAGGGCACCGAAACGCTGGCCCACGCGATCGCCGACTCCAAGGCGTTCTCGATTGCCGGCGGTGGCGACACGCTGGCCGCGGTAGACAAGTACGGCATCGCCGACAAGGTCTCCTACATCTCCACCGGCGGCGGTGCGTTCCTGGAATTCCTCGAAGGCAAGGAGCTCCCTGCCGTGGCCGCGCTCAAGGCGCGTGCGAAGCACTGA
- a CDS encoding Na+/H+ antiporter subunit C: MELVLALAIGVLAGCGVWLLLRPRTFQVIIGLTLLSYAVNLFIFCIGGLRTGADPVLRGGADLSSYTDPLPQALVLTAIVIGFATTALFLVVLLASRGLTGNDHVDGKDGTP; the protein is encoded by the coding sequence ATGGAGCTCGTGCTGGCCCTGGCGATCGGCGTGCTGGCGGGCTGCGGCGTATGGCTGCTGCTGCGCCCGCGCACGTTCCAGGTGATCATCGGACTGACCTTGCTTTCCTATGCGGTCAACCTATTCATCTTCTGCATCGGCGGCCTGCGTACCGGCGCCGATCCGGTGCTGCGCGGTGGCGCCGACCTTTCGAGCTACACCGACCCGTTGCCGCAGGCGCTGGTGCTCACCGCGATCGTGATCGGCTTCGCCACCACCGCGCTGTTCCTGGTGGTGCTGCTGGCCTCCCGCGGGCTGACCGGCAACGACCACGTCGACGGCAAGGACGGTACGCCGTGA
- a CDS encoding monovalent cation/H+ antiporter subunit A, giving the protein MPYDTASLAILCLPFAASLVVPWLRGRQAATGLMLVTAAVGLVLSATLHPALADGTALRSAVRWVPSLGLELVLRVDGFSWLFLMLVCGIGLLVGMYARYYMPPEDPLTRFYALLLAFMGSMLGVVMSGNVIQLVFFWELTSLFSFLLIGYWNQGASAREGARMALIVTAGGGLCLFAGMMLLGRIAGSYDLDVILAAGERVRASALYMPMLVLVLMGALTKSAQFPFHFWLPQAMSAPTPVSSFLHSATMVKAGVFLLLRFWPVLSGTDAWFWIVGGAGLSSLLLGAAAAVFQRDLKAVLAYSTISHLGLITMLLGLGSALGAVAAIFHIVNHATFKASLFMAAGAVDHEAGTRDLRRLGGLRHAMPITATLAMIAAAAMAGVPLLNGFLSKEMFFAVAVSTHHGPVVDVLSASIAVLASAFSVVYSLRFVIGVFFGPARSELPRQPHEPPRWMRLPIGLLALACVLVGVLPARVIGPFLQAAARAVLGVDTPAFDLKVWHGLNAPLLMSAVAFAAGCVTYAALRHWFASRDTVPLLGRLSGRLLFERVLALLTSSLPGALERTFPGRRLQPQLLLIVLAAMVAAGLAMWGTPLRFGLRATGVDPAFGLLWLLGGACAVGAAWQAKFHRLAALVLTGGAGLVSCVSFVWLSAPDLAATQLLVEVVTTIVILLGLRWLPKRIAGLALDTPRARFRRYRDALVAAGAGLGMAALAYAAMRHPVADSISRFFLERAYSEGGGHNVVNVILVDFRGFDTLGEITVLAIVALSVFALLRRFRPAVESVDAPAQQRLQAAWDAAAGTDARPALADYLRIPGLIIQLMAPVVVLFGVHLFLRGHDLPGGGFAAGITVSVALILLYMARGARWVETRLRVAPVRWIGAGLLLAVATGLGSMLLGYPFLTSHSRHLALPLLGELPLASAMLFDLGVFGVVVGATSLMLVALAHQSLRRPRAFVDELPEDR; this is encoded by the coding sequence ATGCCCTACGACACAGCCTCGCTCGCCATCCTCTGCCTGCCCTTCGCGGCGAGCCTCGTGGTGCCGTGGCTGCGCGGTCGGCAGGCGGCGACCGGGTTGATGCTGGTGACCGCGGCGGTCGGGCTGGTGCTGTCGGCGACGCTGCATCCGGCGCTGGCCGACGGGACGGCATTGCGCAGCGCCGTGCGCTGGGTGCCTTCGCTGGGTCTGGAGTTGGTGCTGCGGGTGGACGGCTTTTCCTGGCTGTTCCTCATGCTCGTCTGCGGCATCGGCCTGCTGGTGGGCATGTACGCGCGCTACTACATGCCGCCGGAGGATCCGCTCACGCGCTTCTACGCGCTGCTGCTGGCCTTCATGGGTTCGATGCTGGGCGTGGTGATGTCCGGCAACGTGATCCAGCTGGTGTTCTTCTGGGAACTGACCAGCCTGTTCTCGTTCCTGCTGATCGGTTACTGGAACCAGGGCGCGTCGGCGCGCGAGGGCGCGCGCATGGCGCTGATCGTCACCGCCGGCGGCGGCCTGTGCCTGTTCGCCGGCATGATGCTGCTGGGGCGCATCGCCGGGAGCTACGACCTGGACGTGATCCTGGCCGCCGGCGAGCGCGTGCGTGCCTCGGCGCTGTACATGCCGATGCTGGTGCTGGTGCTGATGGGCGCGCTGACCAAGAGCGCGCAGTTTCCGTTCCACTTCTGGCTGCCGCAGGCGATGTCCGCACCCACGCCGGTGTCCTCGTTCCTGCATTCGGCGACGATGGTCAAGGCCGGGGTGTTCCTGCTGCTGCGCTTCTGGCCGGTGCTCTCAGGCACCGATGCCTGGTTCTGGATCGTCGGCGGCGCAGGTTTGTCCAGCCTGCTGCTGGGCGCGGCCGCGGCGGTGTTCCAGCGCGACCTGAAAGCCGTGCTGGCCTATTCGACGATCAGCCACCTGGGCCTGATCACCATGCTGCTGGGCCTGGGCAGCGCGCTGGGCGCGGTGGCGGCGATCTTCCACATCGTCAACCACGCCACCTTCAAGGCATCGCTGTTCATGGCCGCCGGCGCGGTCGACCACGAGGCGGGCACGCGCGACCTGCGCCGGCTCGGCGGCCTGCGCCACGCGATGCCGATCACCGCGACGCTGGCGATGATCGCCGCCGCGGCGATGGCGGGCGTTCCGTTGCTCAACGGGTTCCTGTCGAAGGAGATGTTCTTCGCGGTGGCTGTGTCCACCCACCACGGTCCGGTGGTGGACGTGCTGTCAGCCTCGATCGCGGTCCTGGCCAGTGCCTTCTCGGTGGTCTACTCATTGCGTTTCGTGATTGGCGTGTTCTTCGGCCCGGCGCGCTCGGAGTTGCCGCGCCAGCCGCACGAGCCGCCGCGCTGGATGCGGCTGCCGATCGGCCTGCTGGCGCTGGCCTGCGTGCTGGTGGGCGTGCTGCCGGCGCGGGTGATCGGGCCGTTCCTGCAGGCGGCGGCGCGGGCAGTGCTGGGGGTGGACACACCGGCGTTCGACCTCAAGGTGTGGCACGGGCTGAATGCGCCACTACTGATGAGCGCGGTGGCGTTCGCCGCCGGCTGTGTTACCTACGCCGCGTTGCGCCACTGGTTCGCCTCGCGCGACACCGTGCCGCTGCTGGGCCGGTTGAGCGGGCGGCTGCTGTTCGAACGCGTGCTGGCGTTGCTGACCTCGAGCCTGCCGGGCGCACTGGAGCGCACTTTCCCGGGGCGTCGGCTGCAGCCGCAGCTGCTGCTGATCGTGCTGGCGGCGATGGTCGCGGCGGGGCTGGCGATGTGGGGTACGCCGCTGCGCTTCGGCCTGCGCGCCACGGGCGTGGACCCGGCCTTCGGGCTGCTGTGGCTGCTCGGCGGCGCCTGCGCGGTGGGCGCCGCGTGGCAGGCCAAGTTCCACCGGCTGGCTGCACTGGTGCTCACCGGTGGTGCGGGGCTGGTGTCGTGCGTGAGTTTCGTGTGGCTGTCGGCGCCGGATCTGGCCGCGACCCAACTGCTGGTGGAGGTGGTCACCACCATCGTGATCCTGCTCGGGCTGCGCTGGCTGCCCAAGCGCATCGCCGGGTTGGCACTGGACACGCCGCGCGCGCGGTTTCGCCGCTACCGCGATGCGCTGGTAGCGGCCGGCGCGGGCTTGGGCATGGCGGCGCTGGCCTATGCGGCGATGCGCCATCCGGTGGCCGATTCGATCTCCCGTTTCTTCCTGGAGCGCGCCTACAGCGAGGGCGGCGGCCACAACGTGGTGAACGTGATCCTGGTCGATTTCCGCGGCTTCGACACGCTGGGCGAGATCACCGTGCTGGCGATCGTGGCGCTATCGGTATTTGCGCTTCTGCGTCGCTTTCGTCCGGCCGTCGAGAGCGTGGACGCGCCCGCGCAGCAGCGCCTGCAGGCGGCCTGGGATGCGGCCGCCGGTACGGATGCGCGGCCGGCGCTGGCCGACTACCTGCGCATCCCGGGACTGATCATCCAGCTGATGGCACCCGTGGTCGTGCTGTTCGGCGTTCACCTGTTCCTGCGCGGGCACGATCTTCCCGGCGGCGGTTTTGCCGCCGGCATCACGGTGTCGGTGGCGTTGATCCTGCTGTACATGGCGCGCGGTGCGCGCTGGGTGGAGACGCGGCTGCGCGTGGCCCCGGTGCGCTGGATCGGTGCCGGCCTTTTGCTGGCGGTGGCGACCGGCCTGGGCTCGATGCTTCTGGGCTACCCCTTCCTCACCTCGCACTCGCGCCACCTGGCGTTGCCGCTGCTGGGTGAGCTGCCGCTGGCCTCGGCGATGCTGTTCGACCTGGGCGTGTTCGGCGTGGTGGTGGGCGCAACCTCGCTCATGCTGGTGGCGCTGGCGCACCAGTCGCTGCGCCGGCCGCGCGCATTCGTCGATGAACTACCGGAGGACCGCTGA